Proteins encoded in a region of the Nitrospirota bacterium genome:
- a CDS encoding O-antigen ligase family protein — protein sequence MSHLESSGLLYPESITKKNDWNGIRINYKMLGLGLTKYIPLFAYIICVVCFILTIFYKTEIGLYLVTLLIPLQNLMDKLQVFPFGKDIMDIFMLAFLSIIIISKKENSLDDKFVNRAIMLLIFTSYSALWVGSFKFGLPYPISVNDEQFVAWKNFIMLPLLYFVTLNIVENKKQIMILIWIMVIALILMDVNFYQNTKWFTYEHFSEDKRAVGSTFTYLGPNEIAAFYAQITVFLIGFFLCDNVKVRRMLFLIVVVFNFHCLLYLFSRGGYLSAVVGLIFLGVFKKRLLLVFLILLMFSWTVLLPQSVVERIEMTRTDEGLDQSSQSRIEMWSQALRSVALNPLTGIGFDNTQYLGIRSAKGIRKSVHNGYLKVLVEQGFIGLGIFLIVFYTAMKKGWSLFRQSDDLQMKGLGLGFVAMIVANLVGNLTGDKWSYFNAMGYFWILFGLVVKANQISLAEKKDTISVIETRVSTFGQKKDLTTNGHEC from the coding sequence GTGAGCCATCTGGAAAGTTCAGGTTTGTTATATCCAGAATCAATAACAAAGAAAAATGATTGGAATGGGATTAGGATAAACTATAAAATGCTGGGATTAGGACTTACTAAATATATACCACTTTTTGCATATATTATTTGTGTTGTCTGTTTTATTTTAACTATTTTTTACAAGACAGAGATTGGTCTTTATCTTGTAACATTATTGATTCCATTACAGAACCTTATGGATAAACTTCAGGTTTTTCCTTTTGGTAAAGATATTATGGATATATTTATGCTGGCTTTTTTAAGCATTATTATCATAAGTAAAAAAGAAAATTCCCTGGATGATAAGTTTGTTAATAGAGCAATAATGTTGCTAATTTTTACATCCTACTCTGCTCTTTGGGTTGGTAGTTTCAAGTTTGGATTACCTTATCCAATATCTGTTAATGATGAACAGTTTGTAGCATGGAAAAATTTTATTATGTTACCACTTTTATATTTTGTAACATTAAACATTGTTGAAAATAAGAAACAAATAATGATATTAATTTGGATAATGGTTATAGCTCTTATTCTGATGGATGTTAACTTCTATCAAAACACTAAGTGGTTTACGTACGAACACTTTTCTGAGGATAAGAGAGCTGTTGGTTCTACCTTCACTTATCTGGGACCAAATGAAATTGCTGCGTTCTATGCACAAATTACCGTGTTTTTAATAGGTTTCTTCTTATGTGATAATGTGAAAGTAAGAAGGATGCTTTTTTTGATTGTGGTAGTATTTAATTTTCATTGCTTGTTATATCTGTTTTCAAGAGGAGGATATCTTTCTGCAGTTGTAGGTCTTATATTTTTAGGAGTATTTAAGAAGAGACTCCTTTTAGTTTTTCTAATACTTTTGATGTTCAGTTGGACTGTTCTCCTTCCTCAATCGGTTGTCGAAAGAATTGAAATGACCAGAACAGATGAAGGTTTGGATCAATCATCGCAGAGTCGTATTGAAATGTGGTCACAAGCTTTAAGGTCTGTTGCTCTTAACCCTTTAACAGGAATTGGCTTTGATAATACCCAATATTTAGGCATTAGATCAGCAAAGGGGATTCGTAAGAGTGTTCATAATGGTTATCTTAAGGTGCTTGTTGAGCAGGGTTTTATAGGTTTAGGTATTTTCCTTATAGTATTTTATACAGCAATGAAGAAGGGTTGGTCCCTATTCCGACAATCAGATGATCTCCAGATGAAAGGTCTTGGATTGGGTTTTGTTGCCATGATTGTAGCAAATCTTGTAGGTAATTTAACAGGGGATAAGTGGTCTTATTTTAATGCCATGGGCTATTTCTGGATTCTTTTTGGTTTGGTGGTAAAGGCTAACCAGATTAGTTTAGCAGAGAAAAAAGATACGATTTCTGTGATAGAGACACGTGTAAGTACATTTGGCCAAAAAAAGGATTTAACTACTAATGGACACGAATGTTGA
- a CDS encoding GNAT family N-acetyltransferase, producing the protein MNHDQDVELKTVTTFNEFLELRHDWNSLLEQSGNDRVFLTHEWFASWWQAFGEGKRLFIIAAVDRDGIQGIAPLMRCQSSFRGIPVRGVEFLSNDDSPGCGFILKKNHEYLAGTFFSFLLNDSKEWDVIFFKNMIHDETINSLMVKVLEQTGKRYIVNPGLSSPYIEIKSEWDEYIKGLSSKYRKTIRNVCNRIKRLGDVDVGEYNDMKGFDDIVSVTEKGWKYREGKAFINCPDRNRFFRLLSEEARNKGWLSIWCVYKGKEPIAYEYHLKYKGCDIALLSEFNSEYKNFSPGSFLDHEIIRSLFVNGVHEYDMCGIHDEYKKKWTNNVRAYKNLIVFNNSVYSRFLHFLEDKPVRFFKRIRDKVTVTGT; encoded by the coding sequence ATGAACCATGACCAAGATGTTGAATTAAAAACAGTAACGACTTTTAATGAGTTTCTTGAGCTGCGCCATGACTGGAATAGTTTGCTGGAACAGTCAGGAAACGACAGGGTGTTCCTGACACATGAATGGTTTGCTTCGTGGTGGCAGGCCTTTGGTGAGGGAAAGAGACTTTTCATTATTGCAGCCGTTGACAGAGACGGCATTCAAGGGATCGCTCCGCTGATGAGGTGTCAAAGCAGTTTTAGAGGGATTCCGGTAAGAGGTGTCGAGTTCCTCTCAAACGATGATTCTCCTGGATGCGGATTTATATTAAAAAAAAATCATGAATACCTGGCGGGAACTTTTTTTTCCTTTCTGCTAAATGATAGTAAGGAGTGGGATGTAATATTTTTCAAGAACATGATACATGACGAGACCATAAACAGTTTAATGGTGAAAGTTCTTGAACAGACAGGAAAAAGATATATTGTAAATCCAGGACTGAGTTCTCCCTATATCGAGATAAAGAGTGAGTGGGATGAGTATATTAAAGGTCTTTCGAGTAAGTATAGAAAGACGATAAGGAACGTGTGCAACAGGATCAAGAGGCTCGGTGATGTTGATGTCGGAGAATATAATGACATGAAAGGATTTGATGATATCGTATCTGTTACTGAGAAGGGATGGAAATACAGGGAAGGGAAGGCGTTTATTAACTGCCCCGATAGAAACAGATTTTTCAGGCTGCTTTCGGAGGAGGCCCGAAACAAGGGATGGCTTTCAATCTGGTGCGTTTATAAAGGCAAAGAACCGATTGCATATGAGTACCATCTGAAGTACAAGGGATGTGATATAGCTTTGCTTTCGGAGTTCAACAGTGAATATAAAAATTTTTCACCAGGGAGTTTCCTTGACCATGAAATAATACGATCGTTATTTGTTAATGGTGTTCATGAATACGACATGTGTGGCATACATGATGAGTACAAAAAGAAATGGACGAACAACGTGAGGGCATATAAGAACCTTATAGTTTTTAATAATTCAGTATATTCAAGGTTTCTGCATTTTCTGGAAGACAAGCCGGTCAGGTTTTTCAAGAGAATCAGGGACAAGGTAACTGTTACAGGAACCTAA
- a CDS encoding class I SAM-dependent methyltransferase translates to MKSNNNFPQLNLFQKLFLRFYCYPPPGRKISGIDDTLVSVSNPLGLLKNYFGDCFVQSIKDKVVLDIGCGDGSQVLGVALEGGKHAIGTEIRPVFEDAENRAKDLGIYDKVEFIFPPISKLGEASIDVAFSQNSFEHFIYPEKILNDVFYVLKKHGKFFITFGPPWLHPYGVHMFMMIKYPWAHVLFSEQTIMTVRKFYRSDDANRFEDVDGGLNKMTIRRFKHYVKQSGFIVEKMSLTPVKGLLPLVKMPFIREFFTSHISAILRKG, encoded by the coding sequence ATGAAAAGTAATAATAATTTTCCCCAATTAAACTTATTTCAAAAACTATTTCTCCGATTTTATTGCTATCCACCGCCAGGCAGGAAAATATCAGGTATAGATGATACTTTAGTTTCAGTTTCAAATCCTTTAGGGTTACTTAAGAATTACTTTGGTGATTGTTTTGTCCAGTCAATAAAAGATAAAGTGGTTTTGGACATTGGATGTGGTGATGGAAGTCAGGTCCTCGGGGTAGCTTTAGAGGGAGGGAAACATGCTATCGGGACGGAAATCAGGCCGGTTTTTGAAGATGCAGAAAATCGTGCTAAAGATCTGGGGATTTATGATAAGGTTGAATTTATTTTTCCACCAATATCGAAGCTTGGAGAAGCCTCTATTGATGTAGCCTTCAGTCAGAATTCATTTGAGCACTTTATATATCCAGAGAAGATATTGAATGATGTCTTTTATGTGCTAAAAAAGCATGGTAAGTTTTTTATTACTTTTGGCCCTCCATGGTTACATCCTTATGGGGTTCATATGTTTATGATGATTAAATATCCTTGGGCACATGTTTTATTTTCGGAGCAAACAATTATGACCGTGAGAAAATTTTATAGAAGTGATGATGCTAATAGGTTTGAGGATGTGGACGGTGGTTTAAATAAGATGACAATAAGGAGATTTAAACATTATGTGAAACAGTCAGGATTTATAGTTGAAAAAATGTCTTTAACCCCGGTTAAGGGACTGTTGCCTTTAGTGAAAATGCCATTTATTCGTGAATTTTTTACATCACATATTTCAGCAATCTTGAGGAAAGGATAG
- a CDS encoding formyl transferase: protein MAIIISPDIQDKYFASHILDKFNVVGIFIEPQYREKPLSEKFSMFSRMILKNKLTPIAIASRCSDTLYYKKYLSRVSDLFMESFYEKGKIIDTYSECPVYYTKIRDVSSSENVSLLKELSPDVIAVCGCSILKKNLLSVPPLGTLNLHSGLAPYYRGCSCYFWPLYNNEPEYVGVTIHYVNPGIDDGDIIHQGRPELDEDDNEITIFIKMMKLGTQLMIKSLQEVEDGTVEGHKQTEKGRLYLDSATTVKHFRELHNRLEAGLIRDYLAKLKSGSVPIPKIIG, encoded by the coding sequence GTGGCGATTATTATAAGTCCTGACATTCAGGACAAGTATTTCGCAAGTCATATTCTTGATAAGTTCAATGTAGTTGGTATTTTTATTGAGCCCCAATATCGAGAAAAACCACTGTCTGAAAAGTTTTCAATGTTCTCCAGGATGATACTTAAAAACAAGTTAACCCCAATTGCTATAGCAAGCCGTTGTTCAGATACGTTGTATTATAAAAAATATTTAAGTAGGGTTTCTGATCTTTTTATGGAGAGTTTTTATGAAAAGGGTAAGATTATAGATACATACAGCGAATGTCCTGTGTACTATACAAAAATCAGGGATGTTTCTTCTTCTGAAAATGTATCATTATTAAAAGAGCTATCTCCGGATGTAATAGCTGTATGTGGCTGTTCAATACTCAAGAAGAACCTTCTATCCGTGCCTCCCCTTGGCACACTCAATCTGCATAGCGGACTTGCGCCTTATTACAGAGGTTGCTCATGTTATTTCTGGCCTTTATATAATAATGAGCCTGAATATGTTGGTGTTACAATTCATTATGTTAATCCTGGAATTGATGATGGGGATATAATTCACCAGGGACGACCGGAGCTGGATGAAGACGATAACGAAATCACTATCTTTATAAAAATGATGAAACTGGGGACACAGCTTATGATAAAGAGTCTGCAAGAGGTTGAAGACGGGACGGTCGAAGGCCATAAACAGACTGAAAAAGGAAGGTTGTATCTGGATAGCGCAACGACTGTAAAGCATTTTCGCGAATTGCACAATCGGCTGGAAGCCGGGTTGATTCGAGACTATTTGGCCAAACTTAAAAGTGGGAGTGTACCGATCCCAAAGATAATTGGTTAG
- a CDS encoding glycosyltransferase, protein MNKGSAGIKILAYHDIADKGYLNLEVPEKIFRRHVRYLVKNNYNLISLEDAANLLESCKKVPRKTVVITFDDGYKSVYHAVFPVVKEFGVPITVFLATGSIGSSNGNLPPFVDAVAHAIRNTAKRELDLSEWNFMKYPLRTAILKEKAIKEVNEYSKNLSTINRKKFLEFIFRHLNVDAADYDLKNKMLSWEEIIEMNKEGISFGAHTHTHPSLSRIPIEEAREEILLSKKLMEERLDKEISTFAYPYGSDKDINGKIRDIVEDVGFKCACVLKDGINRAGDDLFLLKRACVTNQIKTTLLSFFSEAVFSVQMTGFLDFIHNRRIRKMRCRQEEKKKIKVLYIIDQLKAGAGTERHLVRLATLLDKERFNTAISFFEGAPGTIHEEIRKQGVPVKDLNLSRIYSHRALVQGIRLGRFIRENKIDIVQTFHFKSDTFGVVVAKLAGAQKIISSRRDTGDLKKPRQIFLNKLMNRFIDRFIMVCNTVGRKVYENEGVPEHKTQTIYNGVDIKRFSHNSVDRVQRIREKLRYSESDFVVGTSAIFRPEKAYHVFFEGIEKVLPSIKSLKVLVLGFGPTKDYFESYCSNGPLKNIVKFMGFVEDVERFLPLMDVFCLVPNKNEGFSNAILEAMSAGRPVIASDVGGNAEAVIHNETGIIIPPDDSDRLSQAILELYNNPERRVRMGVKARERAASTFSLEKMIKEHERFYEEVFKGN, encoded by the coding sequence TTGAATAAAGGATCTGCCGGAATTAAAATTCTTGCCTATCACGATATAGCCGACAAGGGATATCTGAACCTGGAGGTTCCGGAGAAAATATTCAGAAGGCATGTTAGATACCTGGTTAAAAATAATTACAACCTGATTTCACTTGAAGATGCGGCGAACTTGCTGGAATCCTGCAAAAAAGTACCGAGAAAAACGGTCGTGATTACCTTTGATGATGGGTATAAGAGTGTTTATCATGCTGTATTCCCGGTTGTAAAAGAGTTTGGAGTGCCGATCACTGTATTTCTTGCCACTGGATCGATCGGCTCTTCAAACGGCAACCTTCCCCCTTTTGTCGATGCCGTTGCACATGCCATTAGAAATACCGCGAAAAGAGAACTTGATCTATCGGAATGGAATTTCATGAAGTATCCGCTGAGGACAGCTATTTTAAAGGAGAAGGCCATTAAGGAAGTCAATGAATACAGTAAGAACCTTAGCACCATAAACAGGAAGAAATTTCTGGAATTTATCTTCAGACATTTAAATGTTGATGCTGCCGATTATGACTTAAAGAATAAAATGTTGTCATGGGAGGAGATTATAGAGATGAACAAGGAGGGCATATCTTTTGGTGCGCACACTCATACCCATCCATCCTTGTCTCGAATACCCATAGAGGAAGCAAGAGAAGAGATCCTGCTCTCAAAGAAGTTGATGGAAGAGCGGCTCGACAAAGAGATAAGTACATTTGCCTATCCCTATGGTTCTGATAAGGATATCAATGGGAAAATCAGAGACATTGTTGAGGATGTCGGGTTTAAGTGTGCCTGTGTGCTGAAAGACGGAATAAACAGGGCCGGGGACGATCTGTTTCTGCTCAAGAGGGCTTGTGTGACCAATCAGATTAAGACAACACTTTTGAGTTTCTTTTCTGAAGCCGTATTTTCCGTCCAGATGACAGGATTTCTGGATTTCATACACAATAGAAGGATCAGAAAAATGAGATGCCGGCAAGAAGAAAAAAAGAAGATAAAAGTCCTCTACATAATAGATCAACTCAAGGCTGGTGCAGGCACTGAAAGGCACCTTGTCAGGCTTGCAACGCTGCTCGATAAAGAGAGGTTCAACACAGCGATATCATTTTTTGAAGGTGCACCAGGAACAATTCATGAAGAGATCCGGAAGCAGGGGGTTCCGGTCAAGGACCTTAACCTGAGCAGAATTTATTCGCATAGGGCACTTGTACAGGGGATCAGGTTAGGGAGGTTTATAAGAGAAAACAAGATAGATATAGTCCAGACGTTTCATTTCAAGTCAGACACGTTCGGTGTTGTTGTCGCGAAGCTTGCCGGAGCACAGAAAATCATATCCAGCAGAAGGGATACCGGTGATCTTAAGAAGCCCAGGCAAATATTCTTAAACAAGCTTATGAACCGGTTTATCGACCGTTTTATTATGGTATGCAATACAGTAGGCAGGAAGGTTTATGAAAACGAAGGAGTTCCTGAGCATAAAACACAGACAATTTATAACGGTGTTGATATAAAGAGATTCAGCCATAACAGTGTCGACAGGGTTCAACGAATAAGAGAAAAGTTAAGATATTCTGAGAGTGATTTTGTTGTTGGAACTTCTGCGATTTTCAGGCCGGAAAAAGCATATCACGTTTTCTTTGAAGGAATAGAAAAGGTTCTGCCTTCAATTAAAAGCCTGAAGGTGTTAGTGCTGGGCTTTGGACCGACAAAAGACTATTTTGAATCTTATTGCAGTAATGGGCCTCTTAAGAACATCGTGAAGTTCATGGGGTTTGTTGAGGACGTGGAAAGATTCCTGCCGCTGATGGACGTCTTTTGCCTTGTGCCTAACAAGAATGAGGGTTTTTCTAACGCCATTCTGGAGGCTATGTCTGCAGGAAGACCGGTTATTGCCTCTGACGTTGGTGGGAATGCTGAGGCTGTCATACATAACGAAACAGGTATTATCATACCTCCCGATGACTCCGACCGCCTTTCACAGGCTATACTGGAACTCTACAACAATCCTGAGAGGAGAGTCCGAATGGGCGTTAAGGCAAGAGAACGTGCTGCAAGCACATTTTCTCTTGAAAAAATGATAAAGGAACATGAGAGATTTTATGAAGAAGTTTTCAAAGGGAACTGA
- a CDS encoding radical SAM protein, with protein MIEQFHGIAKDLTNDINREISSFRVRGLDSMLFLTYRCTSRCKTCNIWKRNAEKGLELDWREWNIVLERLRDYGIKTVEIFGGDALLRKDIIFKMIRFCTENDIRTYFPTNSILMDRETAEGLVNAGLDTIYFSLDAIDLESDKVRGVSGTFQKIKKAIESVVDARKGSENPKIIICSTLSNINYESFESIVDFLKDYPVDAVYPRLVTEFSQHNIDSSVINEIRPDPYFVTSEDKSHLFSLQQTRRFHEIISRLKSINAADPYINFQGIDFAPDEAFTCGEYGFRRCLGCSTLVTINPNGDVTPCPFYPKYVIGNLCQGKRLDEVWGNFKHREFIRLQRRDKIMICSNCVMPTFYPAFPNKLRYYLKRTGEKVSNLI; from the coding sequence ATGATCGAACAGTTCCACGGTATTGCAAAAGATTTAACAAATGACATCAACCGCGAGATAAGTTCATTCAGAGTCAGGGGACTTGATTCCATGTTGTTTCTGACTTACAGGTGCACGAGTAGGTGCAAGACATGTAATATCTGGAAACGCAATGCAGAAAAGGGTTTAGAGCTGGATTGGAGAGAGTGGAATATTGTCCTTGAAAGATTGCGGGATTATGGAATCAAAACAGTGGAAATATTCGGCGGTGATGCCCTGTTGAGAAAAGACATAATCTTCAAGATGATAAGATTCTGTACCGAAAACGACATTAGAACATATTTCCCGACAAACAGTATCCTGATGGACAGGGAGACCGCAGAGGGCCTTGTCAATGCCGGCCTCGATACGATCTACTTTTCTCTCGATGCCATTGATCTGGAAAGCGATAAGGTCAGAGGGGTCAGCGGGACTTTTCAGAAAATAAAGAAGGCAATAGAATCTGTGGTTGATGCGAGGAAAGGCTCTGAAAACCCGAAGATAATTATCTGTTCAACCCTCTCCAACATCAATTATGAGTCTTTTGAATCAATAGTAGATTTTTTGAAAGACTATCCGGTGGATGCAGTCTATCCAAGACTTGTAACGGAGTTTTCCCAGCATAACATCGACTCCTCGGTAATTAACGAGATAAGACCAGACCCCTATTTTGTTACAAGTGAAGATAAGTCCCACCTCTTCAGCCTGCAACAGACCCGACGTTTTCATGAAATCATCAGCAGGCTGAAATCGATTAATGCCGCAGACCCGTACATTAACTTCCAGGGTATTGACTTTGCTCCTGACGAGGCCTTCACATGTGGTGAATACGGTTTCAGGCGTTGCCTGGGCTGCAGCACCCTCGTTACGATAAATCCGAACGGTGACGTCACTCCGTGTCCCTTTTATCCAAAGTATGTTATCGGCAACCTCTGCCAGGGTAAAAGGCTTGATGAGGTCTGGGGTAACTTCAAACACCGGGAGTTTATCAGACTGCAACGCAGAGACAAAATAATGATCTGCAGCAACTGTGTAATGCCGACATTCTATCCTGCCTTCCCGAATAAGCTACGTTACTATTTGAAGAGGACAGGAGAAAAAGTCTCTAATCTAATATAA
- a CDS encoding oligosaccharide flippase family protein: protein MTQSIRQLVKQSSVYYIGTMVISLSSFISLPILTRIMSKSEYGMLSLVTLTIFLVLVPAKFGLQNSAVFYFDEFKLNKRGNRTETYYSTLFWGSLFIALSIAVIFFVAGGELLKYLPNKSLVDFIAIIAVLVVTEAMIVRIKNFLRIEQKSALFVWIGIIRSYGRIATGLLYFYFISRTVQGFLIGTLLTNVVLLILSPLFMEWFKEIKITSFSSKFLKECLHYGYPFIGIEAAALLIKYSDRYLIDYFLGTSEVGVYSVSGNLCMSISTGIFSSIWLALTPMYMKIYRTEGEEKTSEFVSKSLNILFLISIPVVFGLSAISREVIQILASKKFMEAASVIPFLVAGAAIWGVIPLYATGFYIKKRINLYNRIIAFSMFLNIAMNVYMIPRWGLQGAAIATLITYIIALVLTVKVAFNYLKVDTDFLALFHYLLAGIGMYLVLSEMDIDVNIFNLVLKIIVGALLYLFVVWSINKKLRISIKKVFLK from the coding sequence ATGACTCAATCTATACGTCAATTAGTCAAACAGTCATCAGTTTATTATATCGGCACGATGGTTATATCTCTGTCGAGTTTTATTTCATTACCGATTCTAACAAGAATCATGTCTAAAAGTGAGTATGGTATGCTGAGTTTGGTAACATTAACAATCTTTCTTGTACTTGTGCCTGCTAAGTTTGGCTTGCAAAATTCAGCAGTTTTTTATTTCGATGAATTTAAGTTAAACAAAAGAGGAAACAGAACAGAAACATACTACAGTACCCTGTTCTGGGGATCTTTATTCATAGCATTGTCTATAGCAGTAATTTTTTTTGTGGCGGGTGGTGAATTACTAAAATATCTTCCAAATAAAAGCCTTGTTGATTTTATTGCTATAATTGCAGTCTTGGTAGTTACCGAAGCTATGATAGTCAGGATTAAGAATTTCTTGCGTATTGAGCAAAAGTCAGCACTTTTTGTTTGGATAGGCATTATCAGAAGCTATGGTCGCATAGCCACCGGGCTCCTATATTTTTATTTTATTTCCAGAACTGTACAGGGTTTTCTGATTGGTACCTTATTGACGAATGTTGTTTTACTGATATTGAGTCCTCTATTTATGGAATGGTTTAAAGAAATCAAGATTACTTCATTCTCATCTAAGTTTCTAAAAGAATGCCTGCATTATGGATATCCCTTTATAGGCATTGAAGCAGCAGCATTACTTATAAAATATTCTGACAGGTATCTCATTGATTACTTCCTGGGAACAAGTGAGGTTGGGGTATATAGTGTTTCCGGTAACTTATGCATGTCAATAAGTACCGGCATTTTTTCCTCAATCTGGCTGGCCCTAACCCCTATGTATATGAAGATATACCGGACAGAAGGAGAAGAGAAGACATCAGAATTTGTGTCAAAGTCTTTAAATATCCTTTTTTTAATCAGTATCCCCGTTGTTTTTGGTTTATCAGCTATTTCGCGCGAAGTGATTCAGATATTAGCGTCAAAAAAATTTATGGAGGCCGCATCGGTTATTCCATTTTTGGTCGCCGGAGCGGCTATTTGGGGGGTAATACCCCTTTATGCAACCGGTTTTTATATAAAAAAGAGGATTAACCTTTATAATCGTATAATTGCTTTTTCAATGTTCCTTAACATTGCCATGAATGTTTACATGATACCCCGGTGGGGTCTTCAAGGAGCTGCAATCGCAACTCTTATTACTTATATCATAGCTCTTGTTTTGACTGTCAAGGTGGCATTTAATTACTTGAAAGTAGACACTGATTTTCTTGCATTGTTCCATTATTTGCTTGCAGGCATTGGTATGTATTTAGTGTTGTCAGAAATGGATATTGATGTAAATATATTCAATCTTGTTCTGAAAATTATTGTAGGAGCCTTGTTGTATCTGTTTGTAGTTTGGTCTATTAATAAAAAACTGAGAATTAGTATTAAAAAGGTGTTTTTAAAGTAA
- a CDS encoding sulfatase, whose translation MKPNIILISIDTLRADHLSCYGYHRPTTPNIDRLAAEGTIYRQNYSTGVWTPPGHASMLTGLYVSEHGVYGEKRLADEIPTVATILKENGYQTAGFVNNSQVGELVGFNKGHDLFVEVWKGVQSRTALEKIINGGFRKIRSFLSYEDMGAKRTNLLFLDWINRTEKDKPFYSFLHYIEPHNPLSPPIPFRKQFLRKYKNINKDKVKKIAHNPLICYVEDINLNDNEVSYIKDLYDGEIAYTDSVIGEIVSRLRNNNIYDNTMIVITSDHGEHFGEYGHWSHVASLHKEVLHVPLIIKYPEGIDCHTEVDGYTQLVDIFPTIMGIAGVSKDELTNVSGINLLKFKENQKKHHEHVFAEWEGRVPFFIAKRFEHSDNRINLEMIKSRMIMIQNDKYKYISSSDGNEEFYDISDGKEILLNKSSLSNRTLEDLKNKLFEYRKLTSVVEEDSSYSVDEEIAKNLKSLGYM comes from the coding sequence GTGAAACCCAATATTATATTAATATCCATTGATACCTTGAGGGCTGACCACCTCTCGTGTTACGGCTACCACAGGCCCACAACGCCAAATATCGACAGGTTAGCTGCTGAAGGAACGATTTACAGGCAGAATTATTCAACCGGAGTATGGACTCCGCCGGGACATGCATCAATGCTTACAGGTCTATATGTGTCAGAGCACGGTGTTTACGGAGAAAAACGCCTTGCAGACGAAATACCAACCGTTGCCACAATTTTAAAAGAAAACGGATACCAGACAGCAGGTTTTGTAAACAATAGTCAGGTTGGCGAACTTGTTGGGTTTAATAAGGGACATGATCTGTTTGTGGAGGTCTGGAAAGGTGTTCAGTCAAGAACGGCGCTTGAAAAGATAATCAATGGTGGATTCAGAAAGATAAGGAGTTTTTTGAGCTATGAGGATATGGGTGCAAAGAGGACTAACCTTTTATTTTTAGACTGGATTAACAGGACTGAGAAAGATAAACCTTTTTACAGTTTTCTTCATTATATCGAACCGCATAATCCACTTTCTCCGCCTATTCCATTTAGAAAACAATTTTTAAGAAAATATAAAAATATCAATAAAGACAAGGTAAAAAAAATAGCCCACAATCCTCTGATTTGCTATGTGGAAGACATCAATCTGAATGATAACGAAGTGTCGTATATAAAGGATCTGTATGACGGGGAGATTGCATATACTGACAGTGTTATTGGTGAAATAGTATCCAGGCTCAGGAATAATAATATTTATGACAACACGATGATTGTCATTACCTCAGACCATGGTGAACACTTCGGAGAGTATGGACACTGGTCACACGTGGCAAGCCTGCATAAAGAAGTTCTCCATGTTCCCCTTATCATTAAATACCCTGAAGGAATAGATTGTCATACTGAAGTAGATGGGTATACACAGCTTGTTGATATATTTCCAACTATAATGGGAATAGCCGGAGTTTCAAAGGATGAATTAACAAATGTTTCAGGTATTAATTTGTTGAAATTCAAAGAGAATCAAAAGAAGCATCACGAACATGTTTTTGCTGAATGGGAGGGTCGTGTTCCTTTTTTTATTGCTAAAAGATTTGAGCATAGCGATAACAGGATTAACCTGGAAATGATTAAGAGCAGGATGATAATGATACAGAACGATAAATATAAATATATCAGTAGCTCGGATGGAAATGAGGAGTTTTATGACATATCGGATGGAAAAGAAATTTTACTAAATAAATCATCGTTGAGTAACCGTACCCTGGAAGATTTAAAAAATAAACTTTTCGAATATAGAAAATTAACCAGTGTCGTAGAGGAAGACAGTTCTTATAGCGTAGATGAGGAAATAGCTAAAAATCTGAAATCCCTGGGGTATATGTAG